The following are encoded together in the Serratia sp. UGAL515B_01 genome:
- the nhaB gene encoding sodium/proton antiporter NhaB has protein sequence MVMTLRSALMKNFLGASPDWYKLIIISFLVINPLVFFLVSPFVAGWLLVAEFIFTLAMALKCYPLQPGGLLAIEAILIGMTSPAHVSEEIANNLEVLLLLVFMVAGIYFMKQLLLFVFTKLLLNIHSKMLLSLAFCSVAALLSAFLDALTVVAVVISVCTGFYSIYHNVMSNKAGEDSDLSDDSGFENPDKKQTLEQFRAFLRSLLMHAGIGTALGGVMTMVGEPQNLIIAKSAGWGFVDFFLRMAPVTLPVFVCGLLVCVLVEHFSVFGYGTKLPDRVRKVLKEYDSKATEKRSRQEKVKLAVQAIIGLWLVIALAFHLAEVGLIGLSVIILATALCGITDEHAIGKAFQEALPFTALLTVFFTIVAVIIEQHLFTPVIQFVLLTSPSAQLPLFYLFNGLLSSISDNVFVGTVYINETRAALENGSISLKQFEMLAVAINTGTNLPSVATPNGQAAFLFLLTSALAPLVRMSYGRMVWMALPYTLVLTVVGLLCVQHVLAPATDWLTQWQWLTLPSLDVGALTTAH, from the coding sequence ATGGTTATGACACTACGTTCAGCACTGATGAAAAATTTTCTCGGCGCATCTCCAGATTGGTACAAATTAATCATCATCAGTTTTCTGGTGATCAATCCGTTGGTCTTTTTTTTAGTCAGCCCTTTCGTGGCTGGGTGGTTATTAGTCGCCGAATTTATCTTCACATTGGCGATGGCACTAAAGTGTTACCCATTGCAACCTGGCGGATTATTGGCTATTGAAGCCATACTGATTGGCATGACCAGCCCGGCTCATGTCAGTGAGGAAATTGCCAATAATCTGGAAGTGTTGCTGTTGTTGGTATTTATGGTCGCGGGCATTTATTTCATGAAGCAGTTGCTATTATTTGTTTTTACCAAGCTCCTGCTTAATATCCACTCAAAAATGCTGTTATCGCTGGCTTTCTGCAGCGTGGCAGCATTACTCTCAGCGTTCCTGGATGCCCTGACTGTGGTAGCAGTGGTGATTAGCGTTTGCACGGGTTTTTACTCGATTTATCACAATGTAATGTCCAACAAAGCGGGTGAGGATAGCGACCTCAGCGATGACAGTGGCTTTGAAAACCCGGATAAAAAACAGACGTTAGAACAGTTTCGCGCTTTCTTGCGAAGCCTCTTGATGCATGCGGGCATCGGTACGGCTTTGGGGGGCGTAATGACCATGGTGGGTGAACCACAGAATCTGATCATCGCCAAAAGTGCCGGATGGGGATTTGTTGATTTCTTCCTGCGAATGGCGCCTGTAACGCTACCTGTATTTGTTTGCGGGCTTCTTGTCTGTGTGCTCGTTGAGCATTTCTCTGTATTTGGCTACGGTACAAAACTACCTGATCGCGTTCGTAAAGTACTAAAAGAGTACGATAGTAAAGCGACCGAAAAACGTAGCCGTCAGGAGAAAGTAAAGTTGGCCGTGCAGGCAATAATTGGCCTTTGGCTGGTTATTGCGCTTGCCTTCCACTTGGCAGAAGTTGGCCTGATTGGCTTGTCTGTCATCATTTTGGCCACTGCTCTATGCGGGATCACGGATGAACACGCTATTGGTAAGGCGTTTCAAGAAGCCTTACCCTTCACAGCATTGTTGACCGTCTTCTTTACTATCGTTGCAGTGATTATTGAACAGCACTTGTTCACTCCAGTGATCCAGTTTGTGTTGCTAACGTCCCCCTCTGCCCAACTGCCCCTCTTTTACCTGTTTAACGGTTTGCTCTCTTCCATTTCTGACAACGTTTTTGTTGGCACCGTTTATATTAACGAAACACGCGCGGCATTAGAAAACGGTTCAATTTCGCTAAAACAGTTCGAGATGCTGGCAGTGGCAATCAACACAGGTACTAACTTGCCTTCAGTCGCCACACCAAACGGCCAGGCTGCCTTTTTGTTTTTGCTAACCTCAGCACTTGCGCCGCTGGTTCGCATGTCATACGGACGCATGGTCTGGATGGCTTTACCTTACACATTAGTGCTCACCGTAGTTGGGTTGTTATGTGTTCAGCATGTATTGGCTCCCGCCACCGATTGGTTGACACAATGGCAGTGGTTAACGCTTCCATCACTTGACGTAGGGGCATTAACCACTGCACATTAA
- the cas3f gene encoding type I-F CRISPR-associated helicase Cas3f: MNILLIAQCNKLALTETRRILDQFAERRGDRTWQTAITLEGLNTLRKLLRKTARRNTAVACHWIKGANQTELMWIVGNLRRFNAQGAVPTNVTERDILKSQSENQWHSVETIGLLASIAGLFHDFGKANLLFQSGLRGQGKNFQPYRHEWISLRLFVAWVKDKSDQEWLTELGRIDEQHEELMLSNLLKDSLAPFENPFIRLPPLAKTVAWLIVSHHRLPAYPADGLHKPDLSQIDCWLTQQLTADWNATNHLDAGWTAEEHHNVWAFPHGTPMRSATWQAKAQKLANRALQQTSLTHFGMIDQRFTSHLARLVLMLADHFYSSLPATEGWQDTNYGAYANTDRRTKQCKQKLDEHNIGVGQNALLLGRSLPHIRSTLPAITRHKSFKRRSEQPKFRWQDRAFDLTAAIRERAQQQGFFGINMASTGCGKTFANARIMYALADEKLGCRFSVALGLRTLTLQTGDALREKLGLQEDDLAVLIGSMAVSQLHAIKHEKALPRGTGSASADELFAEHQYVRYDGSLDDGRLSRWLSNAPKLHKLLSAPVLVSTIDHLIGATEGVRGGKQIAPMLRLLTSDLVLDEPDDFDIADLPALCRLVNWAGVLGSRVLLSSATLPPALIQALFNAYRAGRADYQQACGQPDLPVSICCAWFDEHDSVQEDIQATASFKQAHERFVARRVKQLQSTNVLRRAQLIPVNTPSQRESDALNSIAGTLLSSMQQLHTAHHQRHESGKTVSLGVIRMANIDPLVAVAQRLLQTPAPQGWRIHYCVYHSQHPLAMRSHIEQRLDATLTRYHPQALWQIPEINAALDYPEQHHLFVVLATSVAEVGRDHDYDWAIAEPSSMRSLIQLAGRIQRHRQQRCETPNLHILQKNVKALQGHELAYCKPGFESKKYPLNSHDLSEILLPEQYLEINAIPRAQERSPLLAKDNFVDLEHASLRRKLQGKKDERDYYAALWWRTQATWCAEQQRLTPFRNSAPDEQHYLWLEEENDEPRFQFPDTVPGQWKQSAGFSAIELELATGNCCWMAMDYQQVYQKLADELNMELSEVSQKFGEICMRNKEEGIWCYHPLLGVFGALE, translated from the coding sequence ATGAATATCTTGCTGATCGCACAATGCAACAAACTGGCTCTGACCGAAACGCGCCGCATCCTAGATCAATTTGCCGAACGCCGAGGTGACCGCACCTGGCAGACCGCAATCACCCTGGAAGGCCTGAATACGCTGAGAAAACTGCTACGTAAGACCGCACGACGCAATACCGCAGTGGCCTGCCACTGGATCAAAGGCGCCAATCAAACCGAGCTCATGTGGATTGTGGGTAACCTGCGTCGTTTCAACGCCCAAGGTGCAGTGCCGACCAATGTGACGGAAAGAGATATTCTGAAAAGCCAGAGCGAAAACCAATGGCACAGCGTGGAAACGATCGGCTTATTGGCATCTATCGCCGGACTGTTTCACGACTTCGGTAAAGCCAACTTATTGTTCCAAAGTGGTTTACGCGGTCAGGGGAAAAACTTTCAACCGTATCGCCACGAATGGATTTCCCTACGTTTGTTCGTAGCTTGGGTGAAGGACAAAAGTGACCAAGAATGGTTAACTGAACTTGGCCGTATTGACGAACAGCATGAGGAACTCATGTTGAGCAATCTGCTGAAAGATTCGCTCGCCCCCTTTGAAAATCCTTTTATTCGCTTACCGCCGTTGGCCAAAACCGTAGCGTGGCTGATCGTTTCCCACCATCGTTTGCCTGCTTACCCTGCCGATGGGCTGCATAAACCTGATTTATCACAGATTGACTGCTGGTTGACGCAGCAACTGACCGCCGATTGGAATGCCACCAACCATCTTGATGCCGGTTGGACAGCGGAAGAACACCACAACGTCTGGGCGTTCCCACATGGCACCCCAATGCGCAGTGCCACGTGGCAGGCGAAAGCGCAAAAACTTGCCAACCGGGCACTTCAGCAGACTTCGCTAACCCATTTCGGCATGATCGACCAACGTTTTACCAGCCACTTGGCTCGCCTGGTGCTAATGCTGGCGGACCACTTTTACTCTTCGCTACCGGCCACAGAAGGTTGGCAGGATACCAACTATGGTGCTTATGCCAATACCGACCGTAGAACCAAACAATGCAAACAGAAGTTGGACGAGCACAATATCGGCGTGGGGCAGAATGCTTTATTGCTGGGCCGCAGTTTGCCACATATCCGCAGCACTTTACCGGCGATCACCCGTCACAAAAGCTTTAAACGCCGCAGCGAACAGCCGAAGTTCCGCTGGCAGGATCGGGCTTTTGATCTCACTGCGGCCATACGTGAACGTGCTCAGCAACAGGGCTTTTTCGGCATCAACATGGCTTCCACTGGCTGCGGCAAGACGTTTGCCAATGCACGCATCATGTATGCTTTGGCGGATGAAAAACTCGGCTGCCGATTCTCGGTGGCGCTAGGATTGCGCACCTTAACCTTGCAAACTGGTGATGCCCTGCGGGAAAAACTGGGTTTGCAGGAAGATGATTTAGCCGTTCTGATCGGTTCTATGGCGGTGAGTCAACTTCATGCCATCAAGCATGAGAAAGCGTTGCCGCGGGGCACCGGCAGCGCCTCTGCAGATGAGTTATTTGCTGAACATCAATACGTACGTTACGACGGTAGCCTGGATGATGGCCGTTTAAGCCGTTGGCTGAGCAATGCACCAAAACTGCATAAACTGTTAAGTGCGCCAGTGCTAGTGAGCACCATCGACCACCTGATTGGTGCCACGGAAGGCGTTCGCGGTGGCAAGCAAATCGCGCCGATGCTTCGTTTGCTGACCTCTGATTTGGTGCTGGACGAACCCGATGATTTTGATATTGCAGATTTGCCCGCCCTATGCCGTTTGGTGAATTGGGCCGGGGTATTAGGCTCACGCGTACTGCTCTCTTCCGCCACCTTGCCGCCAGCACTGATCCAGGCATTGTTCAATGCTTACCGTGCCGGCCGTGCTGATTATCAGCAAGCCTGCGGCCAGCCGGATCTCCCAGTTAGTATTTGCTGTGCCTGGTTTGATGAGCATGACTCTGTGCAGGAGGATATTCAGGCTACGGCTAGCTTTAAACAGGCGCACGAGCGTTTTGTTGCTCGCCGGGTTAAACAATTGCAAAGTACCAACGTGCTGCGGCGAGCACAGTTGATCCCAGTTAACACGCCGAGTCAGCGTGAAAGTGATGCACTAAACAGCATTGCGGGCACATTGTTGAGTTCGATGCAGCAATTGCATACGGCGCATCATCAGCGTCACGAGTCGGGCAAAACGGTGTCGCTGGGGGTGATCCGAATGGCGAATATCGACCCACTGGTAGCAGTAGCCCAACGTTTATTGCAAACGCCTGCACCACAAGGCTGGCGGATCCATTATTGCGTTTATCACAGCCAGCATCCGCTTGCGATGCGGTCGCATATCGAACAGCGACTGGACGCAACCCTAACACGTTATCACCCGCAGGCGCTGTGGCAGATCCCAGAAATTAATGCGGCGCTCGATTATCCTGAACAACATCATCTGTTTGTGGTGCTGGCGACATCCGTAGCAGAGGTTGGGCGCGATCACGATTACGACTGGGCGATTGCTGAACCCAGCTCCATGCGTTCACTGATCCAGTTGGCAGGGCGTATTCAGCGCCATCGTCAGCAGCGTTGTGAAACCCCCAACTTACACATTCTGCAAAAAAACGTTAAGGCGCTACAAGGCCACGAGTTGGCGTATTGCAAGCCGGGGTTTGAATCTAAGAAATATCCCCTCAACAGCCACGATCTTAGCGAAATATTGCTGCCTGAACAGTATCTGGAAATCAACGCCATTCCACGAGCACAAGAGCGATCTCCCCTGCTGGCGAAAGATAACTTTGTTGACCTGGAACACGCCAGCTTACGCAGGAAATTACAGGGTAAAAAAGACGAACGGGATTATTACGCCGCCCTGTGGTGGCGAACGCAGGCGACCTGGTGTGCTGAGCAACAGCGACTTACGCCGTTCAGAAACTCTGCGCCTGATGAACAGCATTATCTGTGGCTGGAAGAGGAGAACGACGAGCCAAGATTCCAGTTCCCGGACACGGTGCCGGGGCAGTGGAAGCAAAGCGCTGGCTTTAGCGCGATTGAACTTGAACTGGCTACGGGAAACTGTTGCTGGATGGCGATGGACTATCAGCAGGTTTACCAAAAGCTGGCGGATGAACTGAATATGGAACTGAGCGAGGTCAGCCAGAAATTTGGGGAGATTTGTATGCGTAACAAAGAGGAAGGAATTTGGTGTTACCACCCATTGCTAGGGGTGTTTGGCGCACTCGAATAA
- the csy2 gene encoding type I-F CRISPR-associated protein Csy2: MSYLIVLRHVRVENANALAGLTYGFPAITHFLGFTHALSRKLQPTHGLTLENCGVVCHQQQLHAHSSGWDRVFSLTRNPLTKEAKTAAFNEEGRMHMTVSLLIECSGVIANGREGAQALAEYLEPLCLRQRLAGGTIVNIGDVSVMAYPDEPKILRRLMRRLLPGFALLDRSNLLQAHFETLKQRDPQVEMIDAWLDFAALKMQATAEDPTEWHYVAKPGTGFLVPLQTGYQAISPLFAPGEVANARDPTTPFRFAEAVYGIGEWRSPHRIKDLQELLWRHHYQNDTYICRTLSSVAVEYDEYNDEE; this comes from the coding sequence ATGAGCTACCTGATTGTTTTACGCCACGTTCGGGTTGAGAACGCCAATGCGCTGGCTGGGCTAACCTACGGTTTCCCGGCCATCACCCATTTTCTTGGTTTTACCCATGCACTTTCACGCAAACTACAGCCAACTCACGGTTTGACGCTGGAAAACTGTGGCGTTGTTTGCCATCAGCAACAGCTTCATGCCCATTCATCCGGATGGGATCGTGTTTTCTCCCTCACCCGTAATCCGCTGACCAAAGAGGCCAAAACCGCCGCCTTTAATGAAGAAGGCCGGATGCACATGACGGTTTCGTTATTAATCGAGTGCAGCGGTGTGATTGCCAACGGGCGCGAAGGCGCGCAGGCCTTGGCTGAGTATTTAGAACCCTTATGCCTGCGCCAGCGCTTGGCGGGTGGAACTATTGTGAACATCGGTGACGTCAGCGTGATGGCTTACCCTGATGAGCCCAAGATATTGCGCCGCCTGATGCGCCGTTTGCTACCGGGTTTTGCCTTACTGGATCGTTCCAATCTGCTGCAAGCGCATTTCGAAACGTTAAAGCAGCGCGATCCGCAGGTAGAGATGATCGACGCCTGGCTGGATTTCGCAGCGCTAAAAATGCAGGCCACGGCAGAAGATCCAACCGAGTGGCATTATGTAGCAAAACCAGGAACGGGTTTTTTGGTGCCGCTACAAACCGGCTATCAGGCTATTTCACCGCTGTTTGCCCCTGGGGAAGTGGCCAATGCACGCGATCCGACAACACCTTTCCGCTTTGCAGAAGCGGTCTACGGCATTGGCGAATGGCGCAGTCCACACCGCATCAAGGATCTGCAAGAGCTGCTATGGCGTCATCACTACCAGAACGATACCTATATCTGCCGCACCCTGTCATCGGTAGCGGTGGAATATGACGAATATAACGATGAAGAGTAA
- the dsbB gene encoding disulfide bond formation protein DsbB, translating into MLQFFNRCSQGRGAWLLMGLTALILELAALYFQHVMLLQPCVMCIYERVALFGIMGASLIGALAPKTPLRYVAILLWIYSAWEGLQLAWKHTMIQLHPSPFNTCDFFVSFPSWLPLDKWLPEVFLASGDCSVRQWQFLSLEMPQWLVGIFAVYLLIGVIVLVSQFVRQRRRDLFGRF; encoded by the coding sequence ATGTTGCAATTCTTTAACCGCTGCTCGCAAGGGCGCGGTGCTTGGCTGTTGATGGGGCTGACTGCACTGATACTGGAGTTGGCTGCTCTCTACTTTCAGCATGTGATGCTGCTGCAGCCTTGCGTGATGTGTATCTACGAACGGGTCGCGCTGTTCGGGATCATGGGAGCGTCACTGATTGGTGCGCTGGCGCCGAAGACACCGTTGCGTTACGTGGCTATCCTGTTGTGGATATACAGTGCGTGGGAGGGTTTGCAATTGGCATGGAAACACACCATGATCCAATTGCATCCATCACCGTTTAACACCTGTGATTTTTTTGTCAGTTTCCCTTCCTGGCTACCACTTGATAAATGGCTACCCGAGGTTTTCCTGGCATCAGGAGACTGTTCTGTCCGCCAATGGCAGTTTTTGTCTTTGGAAATGCCACAGTGGTTAGTTGGGATATTTGCTGTCTATCTATTAATCGGCGTCATAGTATTGGTCAGCCAATTTGTACGTCAACGCAGGCGTGACCTCTTCGGTCGTTTTTGA
- the cas1f gene encoding type I-F CRISPR-associated endonuclease Cas1f codes for MHSQFSPSDLKTILHSKRANIYYLQYCRVLVNGGRVEYVTDEGKQSLYWNIPIANTSVVMLGTGTSITQAAMREFAKAGVLIGFCGGGGTPLYAGNEVETAVSWLSSQSEYRPTEYLQHWVSFWFDDRQRLAAAIAFQRVRIRQIQHHWLSTRMQRENGFEPDKNRLEQLLSSYENNLSNCRNGTALLAQEAVMTKALYKLAADTVNYGDFTRAKRGGGIDMANRFLDHGNYLAYGLAAVATWVIGLPHGLAVLHGKTRRGGLVFDAADLIKDALVLPQAFIAAMAGEEEQEFRQRCISGFQRADALDVMIEALQNTALQLSQVAR; via the coding sequence ATGCATAGCCAATTTTCCCCTTCTGATTTAAAGACCATCCTGCATTCAAAACGCGCCAATATTTATTACTTACAATACTGTCGGGTATTGGTGAACGGTGGGCGAGTTGAATACGTTACGGATGAAGGCAAGCAATCTCTATACTGGAATATCCCCATTGCCAATACCTCCGTGGTAATGCTGGGGACCGGCACCTCAATCACTCAGGCGGCAATGCGCGAATTTGCTAAAGCCGGTGTATTGATCGGGTTTTGCGGCGGTGGCGGTACGCCGCTTTACGCCGGTAATGAAGTCGAAACCGCTGTTTCCTGGCTAAGTTCGCAAAGTGAATATCGCCCCACCGAATATCTGCAACACTGGGTCAGCTTTTGGTTTGATGATCGGCAACGGCTTGCGGCAGCGATAGCTTTCCAACGTGTGCGCATTCGACAAATTCAACATCATTGGTTAAGCACGCGGATGCAACGTGAAAACGGCTTCGAACCTGATAAAAACCGTTTAGAGCAGTTGCTTTCAAGTTATGAAAATAACCTCTCCAACTGCCGCAACGGCACCGCCTTATTGGCACAGGAAGCGGTCATGACCAAGGCGCTGTATAAACTTGCGGCAGACACGGTGAACTACGGCGATTTCACGCGTGCCAAGCGCGGTGGCGGTATCGATATGGCAAACCGCTTTCTCGACCACGGCAACTATCTGGCCTATGGATTAGCTGCGGTGGCAACATGGGTGATTGGGTTACCACACGGTTTGGCGGTGTTACACGGTAAAACCCGCCGGGGTGGTTTGGTGTTTGACGCAGCCGATCTGATTAAAGATGCTCTAGTGTTACCACAAGCTTTTATCGCCGCTATGGCGGGCGAGGAGGAACAAGAGTTTCGCCAACGCTGTATCAGCGGTTTCCAACGGGCAGATGCATTGGATGTCATGATTGAAGCGCTGCAAAATACCGCCCTGCAACTGAGCCAGGTAGCCCGATGA
- the cas6f gene encoding type I-F CRISPR-associated endoribonuclease Cas6/Csy4 codes for MDHYIEIRILPDPEFSTTTLMEALFAKLHRALGQVAGGQIGVSFPAAGKTLGDKLRLHGSLDALRALDTQPWLKGLRDNTEHSGILPVPKRVQYRTVRRVQLKSNAERLRRRSVNKGWLTEEEARMRIPDTAEKRSSLPFIRMRSLSSEQTFLLFIEQGQIGEHATEGMFNAYGLSATATIPWF; via the coding sequence ATGGATCACTATATTGAAATCCGTATTCTCCCCGATCCTGAATTCAGCACCACCACGTTGATGGAGGCGCTGTTTGCCAAGTTGCATCGTGCCTTGGGCCAAGTAGCTGGAGGCCAGATCGGGGTCAGTTTCCCTGCTGCGGGTAAAACCTTGGGGGATAAGTTGCGCTTGCATGGTTCTCTGGATGCACTCCGCGCCTTAGACACGCAACCGTGGCTAAAAGGGTTACGTGATAATACAGAGCACAGCGGTATTTTACCGGTGCCAAAGAGAGTGCAATATCGCACCGTGCGACGTGTGCAACTGAAAAGTAACGCAGAACGGTTGCGTCGCCGTTCGGTGAATAAAGGGTGGCTAACTGAAGAAGAAGCACGTATGCGTATTCCAGACACGGCAGAAAAACGCTCTTCGCTGCCTTTTATACGCATGAGAAGCTTATCCAGCGAGCAAACGTTTCTGTTATTCATTGAGCAGGGACAGATTGGTGAACACGCAACCGAAGGTATGTTTAACGCTTATGGCTTAAGTGCTACAGCGACCATCCCGTGGTTTTAA
- the csy3 gene encoding type I-F CRISPR-associated protein Csy3, with translation MAKATIKTASVLAFERKLANSDAMMYAGNWEQKDEWQPIVIQEKAVRGTISNRLKNAIASDPAKLDTEIQKANLQRVDVAALPFDCDTLKLSFTLRVLGNLAEPSVCNDQEYQAELANVINDYIAEQGFGALAARYAENLANGRFLWRNRVGADAIKVCVKSKTQQWEFSGEEYSLRAFSKPQGALAQLTQEIEQGLAGDGFAFFTIEAFVRLGNGQEVFPSQELVLDSNSKKSKVLYQVDGVAALHSQKVGNALRTVDTWYPEASELGLGPIAVEPYGSVTSRGKAYRQPKQKMDFYTLLDNWVTKGDKPTVEQQHYVMAILIRGGVFGEKGE, from the coding sequence ATGGCTAAAGCAACGATTAAAACCGCTTCCGTACTCGCATTCGAACGTAAATTAGCAAACTCCGATGCCATGATGTATGCAGGTAATTGGGAGCAAAAGGATGAATGGCAACCGATAGTGATCCAGGAAAAAGCGGTGCGTGGCACTATCTCTAACCGTTTAAAAAACGCGATTGCTAGCGATCCCGCTAAATTAGATACCGAAATCCAGAAGGCCAACCTGCAGCGGGTCGACGTTGCCGCACTGCCTTTTGATTGCGATACGCTGAAGCTCAGTTTTACGCTACGCGTTTTGGGCAATCTGGCGGAGCCTTCCGTGTGCAACGATCAGGAATATCAGGCCGAATTGGCCAATGTGATTAATGACTACATTGCGGAGCAGGGTTTTGGTGCATTGGCTGCCCGCTATGCAGAAAATCTGGCGAATGGCCGCTTTTTGTGGCGCAACCGGGTGGGGGCCGATGCGATCAAGGTTTGCGTGAAAAGTAAAACCCAGCAGTGGGAGTTCAGCGGTGAAGAGTACAGCCTACGTGCGTTCAGCAAGCCACAAGGGGCTTTGGCGCAGTTGACACAGGAAATAGAGCAGGGTTTGGCGGGAGACGGTTTTGCGTTTTTCACCATCGAGGCTTTTGTGCGTTTGGGCAATGGGCAAGAGGTGTTCCCTTCTCAGGAACTGGTGCTTGACAGCAACAGCAAGAAAAGCAAGGTGCTTTATCAGGTAGATGGTGTTGCGGCGCTGCACTCGCAAAAAGTAGGGAATGCTTTGCGCACCGTAGATACTTGGTATCCAGAGGCCTCTGAACTGGGGCTAGGGCCGATTGCGGTTGAACCTTATGGTTCCGTTACCAGCCGTGGCAAGGCTTACCGCCAGCCTAAGCAAAAAATGGATTTTTATACACTACTGGATAACTGGGTCACCAAAGGCGATAAACCCACGGTTGAGCAACAGCACTATGTAATGGCGATTTTAATCCGTGGCGGCGTCTTTGGCGAAAAAGGCGAATAA
- the csy1 gene encoding type I-F CRISPR-associated protein Csy1 gives MEYNEFSRIIVSYIESRRQPKLEAFDKEAEKKLAGLTDSDQFAVTQQDIAQQRRELEQRYEVCNWLTDAASRAGQINLVTHALKFTHSDAKGSSIFLPAAPQDLAYLSTTTLRNPAIDAVGNAAALDVAKLLQMEYEGETLIAYLNRGDYSPLAALAESEQQLQQWVNGFKQVLTDKQPSSHKLAKQLYFPVGSGEYHLLSPLFSSSLAHALHQRITDTRFSDAAKEIYSAFKAHEWHSAPRVSYPNTAVQNIGGTKPQNISYLNSVRGGRTWLLSCAPPSWKVIPKPPTQHKSIFHDYSDFSQMARSTIWQLREYLLSVKQLDSTKAIRDRRLAFTDEIIDTLFNYVATVQNLDVQACWSAEEGCKLKRSQPLWLDAGRVENDENFKFEREGGDWQKEIARDFGEWLNRRLQHEELKFGEVERREWSTAKLFKQRLREFEQDLKEGLV, from the coding sequence ATGGAGTACAATGAATTCAGTCGGATTATCGTCAGCTACATCGAAAGCCGCAGGCAACCCAAGCTTGAGGCTTTCGATAAAGAGGCGGAAAAAAAGCTGGCAGGGCTCACCGACAGTGACCAGTTTGCCGTCACTCAACAGGACATCGCACAACAGCGGCGAGAGTTGGAACAACGTTATGAGGTGTGCAACTGGCTGACCGATGCTGCCAGCCGCGCTGGGCAAATCAACCTGGTCACCCATGCGTTGAAATTTACCCACAGCGATGCCAAAGGCAGCAGCATTTTTCTACCTGCGGCACCGCAAGATCTGGCCTATCTCTCTACCACCACGCTGCGTAATCCGGCGATTGACGCGGTGGGTAACGCGGCGGCGCTGGATGTGGCAAAGTTGTTGCAAATGGAATACGAAGGCGAAACGTTGATTGCCTATCTTAACCGGGGTGATTATTCTCCATTAGCAGCTTTAGCCGAGTCTGAACAGCAGTTGCAACAGTGGGTCAACGGTTTCAAACAGGTACTGACAGACAAACAACCCAGTTCCCATAAGCTCGCTAAACAACTCTATTTCCCTGTTGGTAGCGGCGAATATCATCTGCTAAGCCCCCTATTCTCCTCTTCATTAGCTCATGCCTTACATCAGCGCATCACGGATACTCGTTTCAGCGACGCTGCAAAAGAGATCTATAGCGCCTTTAAAGCTCATGAATGGCATTCGGCACCGCGAGTAAGTTACCCAAATACCGCAGTACAGAATATTGGCGGCACCAAACCGCAAAATATTTCTTACTTGAACAGCGTCCGTGGTGGCCGCACCTGGCTGCTCTCCTGTGCTCCGCCAAGTTGGAAAGTTATCCCTAAACCCCCTACTCAGCATAAATCGATTTTTCATGATTATAGCGATTTCAGTCAGATGGCTCGCTCCACAATTTGGCAACTGCGTGAGTATTTGCTGAGCGTTAAGCAGCTCGACAGCACCAAAGCGATCCGCGACCGTCGCCTGGCGTTTACCGATGAAATTATCGATACCTTGTTTAACTATGTGGCAACGGTGCAAAACTTAGACGTGCAGGCCTGCTGGAGCGCAGAAGAAGGCTGCAAGCTCAAGCGTTCACAGCCACTCTGGCTGGATGCTGGCAGGGTGGAAAATGATGAGAATTTCAAATTTGAGCGTGAAGGCGGCGATTGGCAAAAAGAGATCGCACGGGATTTTGGCGAGTGGCTTAACCGTCGCTTACAGCATGAGGAACTCAAATTTGGTGAAGTAGAACGCAGAGAATGGTCGACGGCGAAGCTGTTTAAGCAACGTTTGCGCGAGTTCGAGCAAGATCTGAAGGAGGGGCTGGTATGA